Sequence from the Ancalomicrobiaceae bacterium S20 genome:
CGCGCGCCTTGGCGTGCTCGTACTCCTCGACCACCACGACGCCGGCGCCCTCGCCCATGACGAAGCCGTCGCGGCCCTTGTCGTAGGGACGCGAAGCCTTGGTCGGATCGTCGTTGTAGCCGGTCGACAGCGCGCGGCAGGCGGCGAAGCCGGCGATCGACAGCCGGTTGATCGGCGATTCGGCGCCGCCCGCGACCATGACGTCGGCATCGCCGAGCGCGACGAGACGCGCCGCGTCGCCGATCGCATGAGCGCCGGTCGAACAGGCCGTGACGACCGCCGAGTTCGGGCCCTTCAGGCCGTGGGTGATCGAGACGTAACCGCCGGCGAGGTTGATCAGGCGGCCGGGGATGAAGAACGGCGACACGCGGCGCGGGCCCTTCTCCTTCAGCGTGATCGAGGCATCGTAGATGCCGCCGATGCCGCCGATGCCGGAGCCGATCAGCACGCCGGTCGTGATCTGCTCTTCATAGGTCTTCGGATGCCAGCCGGCGTCGTCGAGCGCCTGCTTCGCCGCCGCCATCGAGAAGACGATGAACTCGTCCACCTTGCGCTGTTCCTTCGGCTCCATCCACTGGTCGGGATTGTAGGTGCCGTTGGAACCGTCGCCACGCGGGATCTGCGCCGCGATCTTGCAGGCGAGATCGTCGACCTCGAAATGCGTGACCCTCGAGACGCCGCTCTTGCCGGCGAGGATGTTCGCCCAGGAGGTTTCCACGTCGCCGCCGACCGGCGTGACCATTCCCAAACCCGTGATGACGACCCTGCGCATTTTTCTCTTGTGCCCGAATGGTCCGGAGCGCCGGAGCCTCGGCCGGCTCGCCGGGGCGCCCTCAGGCAATGCCCCAACGATCCACCCGGCCCGATCGGCCGGCGCTCGCTGTCGCGGAGTCGGAGCTCCGCCTCAAACAGAGTTCCGACCGGGCGCGTCGGCACCCGGTCGGCATAAATTCGTTCGCGTTGCGAGAAGGCCGATCAGCCGGCGTTCTTCTCGAGGAACTTCACCGCGTCGCCGACGGTGAGGATCGTCTCGGCCGCATCGTCCGGGATCTCGACGCCGAATTCCTCTTCGAACGCCATGACGAGTTCGACGACGTCGAGGGAGTCCGAGCCGAGATCGTCGATGAAGCTCGCGTTCTCGGTCACCTTCTCCGGGTCCACGCCGAGGTGCTCGACCACGATCTTCTTCACCCGTTCAGCGATATCGCTCATGTTTCTCTTCCTTGAAGACACTGGATTCGGAATTACTCACGCGCCGGGACGCCCGCCCGTTCGTGGGCGCCCTGCCGGCGAGCGGCCGCCTGCCATCGAAGCGAGAGGATGCCCCACACGGCGGCTCTCCGTCCGTCTTCCGCCCGTCGGCGGAGGCCGGATGTCGTGGCCGACCGTCTGTCAGCGGTCCGAAGCGCATCCGGGCAAACGCCCGGATCGTCCGATCCGCCGGGGACCCTCCATTCCGGAAATCCTCCGAAGCTTCACTTCGGTACGGACGCCCCCGGAGTCCACGCTTCCGACCCGATCGTTGGATCGATCTTGTCTGTTCTCTTGATGAGACGGGGTGGTGCTACCACACTTTATTTGGCTTGACCAGTGACAGGAGCCGCCCCGACAACCCCGTATGGAGCCATGGAAACGCGCGGAAAACCGCGCTTCAGACCATGGCCATGCCGCCGTTCACGTGCAGCGTTTCGCCGGTCACGTAGGCCGCCTCCTCGCTCGACAGATACAGCACCGCGGCAGCGATTTCCGCGCCGGTGCCGAGTCGGCCGGCCGGCACCGCGGCGAGGATGCCTTCCTTCTGCTTTTCGTTCAGCGCATCGGTCATCGGGCTCTCGATGAAGCCCGGCGCCACGCAGTTGACGGTGATGTTGCGGCTCGCGACTTCCTTGGCCAGCGACTTCGACATACCGATCATGCCGGCCTTGGCTGCGGCATAGTTGCCCTGCCCCGCATTGCCGGTCACGCCGACCACCGAGGTGATGCCGACGATGCGGCCGAAGCGGCGCTTCATCATGCCCTTCAGCGCGGCGCGCGACAGGCGGAAGCCGGCGGTCAGGTTCACCTCGATGACCTGATCCCACTCCTCGTCCTTCATGCGCATGAACAGATTGTCGCGCGTGATGCCGGCGTTGTTGACCAGGATGTCGAGCTTGCCGAGCCCGGCCTCGACGGCCGGCACCAGCGCATCGACCGAGGCCCGATCGGAGAGATTGGCGGCGAAGACATGCGCGCGTTCGCCAAGTTCGGCCTTCAGGCCTTCGAGCACCTCGGCACGGGTGCCGGAAAGCGCGACGGTCGCGCCGCGGGCGTGCAGCGTGCGGGCGATGGCGTTGCCGATGCCGCCGGTCGCGCCGGTGACGAGGGCGACCTTGCCGGTCAGGTCGAACATTGAGATCTCTCCTTCGGGAGCGAACCGCAAGCGCGGGCGACGGCATGTCGCCCGGCTCCGCGGTCGCCGGGATCGGGCGCGCGCCGGGTCTCGCGAGGCCCGGCGTGCTGGACTTCAGGACTTCGCGCTCACGCCTCGGCGGGCGCGAGCAGCTTGTCGATATCTTCGGGCGTATTGAGCGAGACCGCCTCGACACCGTCGACGATGCGCTTGACGAGGCCGGTCAGCACCTTGCCCGAGCCGACCTCGACCAGGCGGGTCACGCCGGCGCCGGCGAGGAAGCGCACGCTCTCGCGCCAGCGCACCGTGCCGGTTACCTGCTCGACCAGCCGGCGGCGGATCTCGGCCGGGTCGGAGATCGGCGCGGCCAGCACGTTGGCGACCAGCGGCACGACCGGAGCGGCGATCGCGACATTCGCGAGCGCCTCGGCCATGGCTTCGGCGGCCGGCGCCATCAGCGCACAATGGAACGGCGCGGAGACATTGAGCAGCATCGCGCGCTTGGCGCCCTTGGCCTTGGCGATCGCGACCGCGCGCTCCACGGCTGTCTTGGTGCCGGAGACCACGACCTGGCCATCGGCATTGTCGTTGGCGGCCTGGCAGACCTCGCCCTCGGCCGCCTCGGCGGCGACCGCGACGGCGGCGGCGTAGTCGAGGCCGAGCAGCGCCGCCATGGCGCCCTCGCCGACCGGCACGGCCGACTGCATCGCGCGCCCGCGCGTCTTGAGAAGACGAGCGGCGTCGCCGATCGAGAAGCTGCCGGCGGCGGCGAGCGCCGAATATTCGCCGAGCGAGTGGCCCGCGACGTAGGCGACATGGCGGGCGAGGTCGAAGCCGCGTGCCTCGAGCACCCGAATGGTCGCGAGGCTGACGGCCATCAGCGCCGGCTGCGCGTTCTCGGTCAGGGTCAGGTCGCCGTCCGGCCCGTTCCACATCACGTCGGAGAGCTTGCGGCCGAGGGCGGCGTCCACTTCGTCGAAGACCGCGCGGGCTTCCGGATAGGTGTCGGCCAGCGTCTTGCCCATGCCGATCGTCTGGCTTCCCTGTCCGGGGAAGGTGAATGCCGTGGTCATCCCGTCTCTCGTCCCGCGCTCCGCCCTCAAGACACGTCTTCTTGGCGTGGTGATTTTTCGTCGGCGCCATGATAGCCGGACACGCTCGCGCCGGCTTGCGCCTCTTGGGCAGGCAGATGCGTCGGGCGGCTGCGACTGTCAAGGCCGGGCCAGCGTCGAGGCGGGCGGTTTTCCGCCGATTTCGCGCATTGGTGACCGGAAAGGACCGCCGCTGCGGCTTTCCGGGCGACCGCGCCTGTCGAAGCGTCGCGCAAGGGCGTCGCTTCGACGATGCGTTTCGGGGTTGCGTTTCGGGCGAAAATCTGTAGAACCCGCGCATTCTGTCGGACACCCGGCCGGTGGCTGAACGGACGGTTCTGCATTTGCCCTGCTTCTTCGCAAGCGCGGCCCGTGCCGGACAGGGATCGAAGGATCCCGGCGTCCCGTGTCTCCGCTCTCCGACTGTCGAACGTTTCGGTGCCTCCTTCCTCGCGAGGCCCCGGGAGGCTTGGCGCCGGTGTCGGACAGGTTCGAGGACCATACGAGACAAGGAACGACACATGCCGCTCTACGAGCATGTTTTCCTCGCTCGTCAGGACATTTCGCCCCAGCAGGTGGATGCCCTGGTCGAGCAGTACAAGGCGGTTATCGAGGGCAACGGTGGCAAGGTCTCCAAGGTGGAGAACTGGGGCCTGAAGTCGCTCGCCTACCGCATCAAGAAGAACCGCAAGGCTCACTACGCGCTGATGAACATCGAGGCCCCGGCTCCGGCCGTCGCCGAGATGGAGCGCCAGATGGGCATCTCCGAAGACGTGCTGCGCTTCATGACCATCAAGGTCGAGGCCCTCGAAGAGGGTCAGTCGGTCATGCTGCAGAAGCGTGATCGCGACGAGCGTCGCGACGACCGCCGCGGTGACCGTGGCGATCGTGGGGACCGCGGCGATCGTGGTCCGCGTCGCGAGCGCGGCCCGCGCCGTGACGATTTCGGTGGCGAAGGCGCTGAGGACAACGAGTGATGGTCGATATCAACCAGATCCCGACGCGTCGGCCGTTCTTCCGTCGTCGCAAGACCTGCCCGTTCTCCGGCGCAAATGCTCCGAAGATCGACTACAAGGACGTCAAGCTCCTGCAGCGCTTCATCTCGGAGCGCGGCAAGATCGTCCCGAGCCGCATCACCGCGGTGTCGACCAAGAAGCAGCGCGAGCTCGCCAAGGCGATCAAGCGCGCCCGCTTCCTCGGCCTGCTGCCGTTCGTGATCAAGTGATCATGGCGCGGATCCCGGCGCATGCCGGGGTCCGCACTCTCTTCTCCGAGCGTCCGACGCTTCGGAGGTGATCGGAATACCCAAGGGGTGACGTGGCCGACCCCGCTCAGAACCGGCCGCCGAACGATCGGGTTGGGGCTAGCCGCCTCTAACCGCTCAAGAGCGGGACAGCTGGACGATGGCCATGACGGCTGATCGATCCTCCATCTTTGTCGGTCTCGGCGCGGGGCTCGCCTCCGCGGCGCTCGTCGTGTCTTTGGCGGGCGGGACGACGCTCGCCGTGCCGCTGTCGATGCTGTCGGCACTGCCGATCGCGATCGCCGCGCTCGGCTGGGGACGGATCGCGGGCCTGATCGCCGGCGGCATCAGCGCCCTGGTGCTCGGCGTGCTGCTCGGCCCCTTCGCGGCGCTCAACCATCTCGTCACCGGCACCGTCCCGACCCTGGTCGCGGTCCATATGATCGGCCTGTCGCGCGCCGTGCCGGCCGAAGCGCGGCCGTTCGGCGGCCCGGCGCTCGAATGGTATCCGCTCGGCCGCATGCTGCTCGCGCTGTCGCTCGCGACCGCCTTCGGTGTGATCGTGGTCGGCGTCGCCTCGGGCTATGACACCGAGACGGTCGGCAAGGCGATGAGCGAGGCGTTCTTCGAGATGGTGGAGCGCGGCGACCGTCCGCTCGATCCGCGGATCAAGGCCGAGCTCGAGCCCGTGGTGCGGGCCGTGTCGGTGTTCCTGCCGGCGTTTCTGGCGATCAGCCGCGTGCTGGTGACGGTCGTCAATCTGTGGATCGCGGCCCATGTCGTGCGCAAGTCGGACCGGCTCGAGCGGCCGTGGGAGGACCTCGCCGCGATCGAGCTGCCGCGCGGCAGCGGCATCGGTTTCGCCGCCGCCTTCGTGCTCGCCTTCGCGCCCTCCCCGCTCGGGCTCCTGGCGCTGCCCTTCGCGGGCGCGCTGTTCGCGGCGCATTTCATCGTCGGTCTCGCCGTGCTGCATGCGGCGACGCGCGGATCCGGCCTTCGGATCCTGGTGCTCGCCGCCGTCTACGGCCTGATCTTCCTGTTCACCTTCCCGGCGCTGCTCGTCGCCGTGGTCGGACTGCTGGAGCCGTTCCTCGGCTTCCGGCGGCGCGGCCGGGCCGGCACCGCCGGCTGAGTTTTCATCCCCTTCGAAACAGCGAACCATCGCAAAGGAGAAACCCCATGGAAGTCATCCTTCTGGAGCGCATCGGCCGCCTCGGCCAGATGGGCGATGTCGTCAAGGTCAAGGACGGCTTTGCCCGTAACTTCCTGCTGCCGCGCCACAAGGCGCTGCGCGCCACCAAGGCCAACAAGGAGCGCTTCGAGCGCGAGCGCGTGCAGCTCGAGGCCCGCAACCTCGAGCGCAAGAGCGAGGCCCAGGCCGTCGCCGAGAAGCTCGACGGTCAGAGCTTCATCGTCATCCGTTCGGCCGGTGAGATGGGCCAGCTCTACGGTTCGGTGTCGAGCCGCGACGTGGCGGAGATCCTGGAGGCCGGCGGCTTCACCGTCGAGCGCTCGCAGGTCGTGCTGAACATGCCGATCAAGACCATCGGCCTGCACACGGTCGTCGTCGCCCTGCACGCCGAGGTCGAGGCCAAGGTCACGGTCAACGTCGCCCGTTCGGCCGACGAGGCCGAGCGTCAGGCCCGCGGCGAGGCCGTGCTTGTGCGCGAGCAGGACACCTTCGAGCGTGAAGTCGGCCCGATCACCGACGAAGACGGCTACGCCGACGAGGAATGATCGCGATCCCCGAGCGATCGGGAGACGCGCTTCGGTTCCATCGCCGCGCCCGACCGGGATCATCGATCACGGTCGAAGCGTCCAGCGCCGAGACCAGAAACAAGACCGGCCGGATCCGCAAGGGTCCGGCCGTTCTTCGTTGGACATGACGTTTGGCGGCGGCGCGGCTTTCCCGCTCCGGACTGCCGCAAGCTCAGCCGCCGAGGCCGAGCGGGAAGGTCCGGTCGAAGGCGGCGCCCTCGGTGTCCTTCACATGCACCGCCATCTCGGCCGCGCCGTTGAGGCGGTAGTCGAACTCCAGCCGCGGATTCTCCGACATGGCGAAGCCGGTCTTGGCGGTGAACAGCTTCTCGTCGCCGAGCGAGACCGTGACCTCGTCCATGTAGCGGGCGGGGATGTAGAGCAGCGTGATCTGGTCCATCTGCATGCCGGTGTTCATCGGATGCTTGACGTCCAGCCGCGCCCGGCGATTGAGCGCGGTCGTGTTGCCGGCGGTCGGCGCGGTGACGTCGGTCACGACCATCTGGCCGAGCGACTTCAGCGCCTGCTTGGGGTCGCCGACCGGCGGCGCGGCGCAGGCGCCGAGGCCGGAGGTGCGCACCATGCTCTCGGCCATGTAGAGCGTGCCGTCGCTCGCCTCGACCACGACATGCACCGGCGACGGGCCGTTCATGCGCAGATCGAGGCCGAGGCCGATGCGGTCGAGCGGCTTCTCGAACTTGACGTCGGCCGCGACCGGCATCGGGTT
This genomic interval carries:
- a CDS encoding DUF2232 domain-containing protein translates to MTADRSSIFVGLGAGLASAALVVSLAGGTTLAVPLSMLSALPIAIAALGWGRIAGLIAGGISALVLGVLLGPFAALNHLVTGTVPTLVAVHMIGLSRAVPAEARPFGGPALEWYPLGRMLLALSLATAFGVIVVGVASGYDTETVGKAMSEAFFEMVERGDRPLDPRIKAELEPVVRAVSVFLPAFLAISRVLVTVVNLWIAAHVVRKSDRLERPWEDLAAIELPRGSGIGFAAAFVLAFAPSPLGLLALPFAGALFAAHFIVGLAVLHAATRGSGLRILVLAAVYGLIFLFTFPALLVAVVGLLEPFLGFRRRGRAGTAG
- a CDS encoding acyl carrier protein, whose protein sequence is MSDIAERVKKIVVEHLGVDPEKVTENASFIDDLGSDSLDVVELVMAFEEEFGVEIPDDAAETILTVGDAVKFLEKNAG
- the fabF gene encoding beta-ketoacyl-ACP synthase II, which encodes MRRVVITGLGMVTPVGGDVETSWANILAGKSGVSRVTHFEVDDLACKIAAQIPRGDGSNGTYNPDQWMEPKEQRKVDEFIVFSMAAAKQALDDAGWHPKTYEEQITTGVLIGSGIGGIGGIYDASITLKEKGPRRVSPFFIPGRLINLAGGYVSITHGLKGPNSAVVTACSTGAHAIGDAARLVALGDADVMVAGGAESPINRLSIAGFAACRALSTGYNDDPTKASRPYDKGRDGFVMGEGAGVVVVEEYEHAKARGAKIYAEIIGYGMSGDAHHITAPSEDGDGAFRCMSAAMKRAGISASDIDYINSHGTSTPLGDEIELGAVQRLVGNAAASISMSSTKSMTGHLLGAAGAIEAIFSALAIRDGICPPTINLDDPSVETAIDLVPHTPKKKTIDIALSNSFGFGGTNATLILRKVA
- the fabG gene encoding 3-oxoacyl-[acyl-carrier-protein] reductase, translated to MFDLTGKVALVTGATGGIGNAIARTLHARGATVALSGTRAEVLEGLKAELGERAHVFAANLSDRASVDALVPAVEAGLGKLDILVNNAGITRDNLFMRMKDEEWDQVIEVNLTAGFRLSRAALKGMMKRRFGRIVGITSVVGVTGNAGQGNYAAAKAGMIGMSKSLAKEVASRNITVNCVAPGFIESPMTDALNEKQKEGILAAVPAGRLGTGAEIAAAVLYLSSEEAAYVTGETLHVNGGMAMV
- the rplI gene encoding 50S ribosomal protein L9, producing the protein MEVILLERIGRLGQMGDVVKVKDGFARNFLLPRHKALRATKANKERFERERVQLEARNLERKSEAQAVAEKLDGQSFIVIRSAGEMGQLYGSVSSRDVAEILEAGGFTVERSQVVLNMPIKTIGLHTVVVALHAEVEAKVTVNVARSADEAERQARGEAVLVREQDTFEREVGPITDEDGYADEE
- the fabD gene encoding ACP S-malonyltransferase, producing MTTAFTFPGQGSQTIGMGKTLADTYPEARAVFDEVDAALGRKLSDVMWNGPDGDLTLTENAQPALMAVSLATIRVLEARGFDLARHVAYVAGHSLGEYSALAAAGSFSIGDAARLLKTRGRAMQSAVPVGEGAMAALLGLDYAAAVAVAAEAAEGEVCQAANDNADGQVVVSGTKTAVERAVAIAKAKGAKRAMLLNVSAPFHCALMAPAAEAMAEALANVAIAAPVVPLVANVLAAPISDPAEIRRRLVEQVTGTVRWRESVRFLAGAGVTRLVEVGSGKVLTGLVKRIVDGVEAVSLNTPEDIDKLLAPAEA
- the rpsF gene encoding 30S ribosomal protein S6, coding for MPLYEHVFLARQDISPQQVDALVEQYKAVIEGNGGKVSKVENWGLKSLAYRIKKNRKAHYALMNIEAPAPAVAEMERQMGISEDVLRFMTIKVEALEEGQSVMLQKRDRDERRDDRRGDRGDRGDRGDRGPRRERGPRRDDFGGEGAEDNE
- a CDS encoding quinoprotein dehydrogenase-associated SoxYZ-like carrier yields the protein MPRQCPITRRSFLGVAAGAVAAVAIVGTPGLARADSGAWSDLRPMIYGARPIRDGHGIVTFKAPYRAEDDRRVPVSLTAAFTDGRTVKAVSVIVDENPMPVAADVKFEKPLDRIGLGLDLRMNGPSPVHVVVEASDGTLYMAESMVRTSGLGACAAPPVGDPKQALKSLGQMVVTDVTAPTAGNTTALNRRARLDVKHPMNTGMQMDQITLLYIPARYMDEVTVSLGDEKLFTAKTGFAMSENPRLEFDYRLNGAAEMAVHVKDTEGAAFDRTFPLGLGG
- the rpsR gene encoding 30S ribosomal protein S18, which gives rise to MVDINQIPTRRPFFRRRKTCPFSGANAPKIDYKDVKLLQRFISERGKIVPSRITAVSTKKQRELAKAIKRARFLGLLPFVIK